CGAAGCGCCAGGCGTTGGCGCTGTCTGCCACGCTCACCGCGACGCGGTTGTCGTTGGCGACGTTCTTCGTCTTCACCCGGCCCTCGGCGGTGTTGACGTAGATCGTCGCGCCGTCATCCTCGACGTCAATCCAGACCGGGGTGGTCTGCGGCGATCCGTCAGCCATCAAGGTGACGAAATGGGCGAGCTGTGGCTCCTTGAGCAGCTTGACGCCACCGGCGGAGATACGATCAGCCTTTGGCATGCGAGACGGTCTCCCTCTGTCACACGATCGAACGAGTACAGCAACGTGCTACAGCAGATGCACGCTTCGGCGATGCATCGTCTGTGCCGGAGAAAACGGTCCAACGTTGAACGATATTCCCGTCACACAGGCGGCAGTCCGTGACGGGAACCAGAGGCTAGACGGCGGCTGGCACGGCCGGCACTTCGAGAATGCCTCCCTGACCGACGATTCGCGATTGGAGGGCTGGCACGTCCACCTCCGGCACACGTCTGCCCGATTCGACGGCCAGCGCCGCCGCGATGCCGGCCGCCTGACCCATGCCCATCGCCGTGGCCGTCAGGCGGCTGGACGCCAGCGCGGCGGACGTCGCGGAGTGGCAGCGGCCGGCCACCAGCAGGTTGCCGACGCCCTGAGGCACCAGCGTCCCGTACGAGATATCGTAGGGCGGCACCAGATGCTCGGTGTGCTGCGTCGCCGCCGCGTTTCCGTGCCGGTCGAGCTTGCCGCCGCCAAGCACGACGGCATCGTCCCGGCGCCGGCCGGCCCAGACATCCTGCTCCGTGAGCATCGCCAGCCCGACGATCCGCCGCGACTCCCGCGCGCCGGCAGTCGGCCCGGTCGCCATCATGTAGGCGTCCCGGAACTCGGGCAGGTTCTCCTTCAGCAAGTGGAACATCGTCCAGGCGTCCTTGCGTCCCTGGATCTCCGCCCGCGTCCAGTCGGCCGGGTCGGTCATGTTGCCCGGGACGCGTGTCGCGTTGAAGTACAGGTCGTGCGCCATGAAGCGGGCCGGCCACGGCCCGCCGAACGATCCGAGCTTGCCCTCGGCGTGCGCGCGCTGGAACAGCTCCGTGCAACGGTCGCGCAGGGCCATGTCGGCCGGCGCATGGACGTCGATGACCCGAAAATGCAGGCTCATCGGCTGGATCGGGTCGTTCACCTCGTAAGGCGCGCCAGCCCAGGCCGCCACGTCGGCGTCGCCAGTGCAGTCGACGACCACCTTCGGCTGGATCGCCACCAGCCCGGCCTTGTTGCTGACGATGACCGCCTCGATCTGTCCGTCCCGCGTGACGGCGTCCGCCACCTGGGTGTGGTAGAGCACCTGGACGCCGGCATCCAGCAGGATCTCGTCTGCCGCCCTCTTGAAGCGTTCTGGCTCCGTGGTGGGCGTGATCCAGTCCGGATGCTCAGCAACCTGACTGATCTCGCCGTTGTAGGTGAAGCAGCTTGTGCGTGGATCACGCCCCTTCAGGATGCCCATTCTGTCAAGCATCTCAAAGACCACGCCGCCAACAACCGGGCGACCGGATCGCGTATCGATCAGGCCATCAAATGCCGACCCGATCACTGCTGTAAAGAATCCGCCTGAGAATCCCATGCGCTCGACGAGCAGCGTTCGCGCGCCGCTGCGTGCAGCCGCCACCGCCGCGCCAATGCCGGCAAGGCCACCACCGCAGACCAGCACATCGGTCTGCACGGTGGTCGGAATGGTGCGTGCATAGGTGTACATTGAGAGATCATCCTCCCCGGGGCCAGCAGTCAACCAGCCAGCATGATGCTATCTGACGCCGAGGGCCCAGGCCACCGCGCCGATCTGCCCCACGACAACGGGCGACCGGCCGCGCGAAGCCGTGTGGATTGTCGGCGGGTGGCGCGGATCCAGGCAGCAGCCGCGCAGCCCACCCTCGCAGGACGTCGACGTCCACTGTGCAAACTATGTGGAGAACGATGGAACCATCTTCACCGCGAGGCTCGCACGCAACAGCGCAGGCAAGAGCCACGCAATTCTGCGCGCAGCTTGCGAAATCCTCATGAAATGCAGACAGGACCGCCGGCCCTCTACGGCACCGGATGTGCATGTTCCAGGAATATCGGCGCAGACTCCTGACACATTGCACGCATCATGCCGTGATGTTTCTGCCAAATTCCCACCGTTTCAGCCTTGCACACTGGCGTACGCTCCGACGTATGATTTCTGCGAGCCTTTCCTCAGGTGTTACAACATGCCGCAGTTTCGTGAAGTTGATGTTTCCGCAAAGCAGCGGGTTAAGCAGCGGACCAAGGGGTATCAGGAGCGGGAGCCATTCCGGCAGGCTATCCTGAACCTGTCTGCCGATAAGGCCATCGAACTTGCGCCCGAGCGCGGTGAGTCTCTTCGCAAGTTGAAGCTGAATCTCGCTCGTGCAGGCAAGGAAGTTGGCCGGCCGATCTCTTATGGTGAGTCAACCGATGGCACGATCATCGCCTGGCTTGCCGATGGCGAAGGAGGCCAGAAGCGACGCCGCCCGCGCAAGGCCGGTGTCGAGGGTTCGTAGCACATCAGCGCGTGCCTGACGCCGAAGACGCGCGCCTCTCGCCGTGATCCTGTCAGGATAGTCTTGACAATCTCGGTGAGTACGTCTGCGCCTTCCGCGCCAACATCTTGCTGGCAGCATCGCGCCGAACGGCGCGCAGCATCAGCATTCTCGTACCAGATCGGGCCGTCGCCAGCGCACACGTTGGCGACGGCCCGACTGCATTCCTACGGCGTGACGAGGGTCTTCACCCCGCGCCGATTGCTGGCGGCCGAGAAAGCGTCATGGACCCGCGGCAGCGGGAACCGCGTCCCGAGCAGCGGCTCGACATCCAGGATCGCCAGCAGCTCGACGGCCCGACGGAACTCCTGGGCGCGGATGAACGACGTACGGATCGTCAACTCGCGCTCGAAGAGCTCGTACGACTTGAGCGTCAGCTCGGCGGTTGCCGGCGGCACGCCCACCAGCACGACCGTCCCGCTGCGCCTCGGCAGCGAGATCGCCGTCTGCGCCGTGACGACCGCGCCCACCGCCTCAAAGGCCACGTCCACGCCAACCCCGTGCGTCGCCGCGAGCAGCCGCTCACGGGGATCCTCGGCCATCGGGTCGATGGCGAGATCGGCCCCAAGCTGCAACGCCAGCGCCCGCCGCTCGGCGTCCGGCTCGGAGACGGCCACCAGGGATGCGCCGGATCGCTTCGCCAGTTGCACCAGCAGCAGACCGATGGTCCCTGAGCCGACGATGGCGACCGTGCCGCCCGCACGCAGGCCGGCCCGCTCCGAGGCCCGCAGGCAGCAGGAGAGCGGCTCGGCAATCGCGCCGTACTCCACCGGCACGCCGTCCGGCAGCGTGAAGGCTGTCATCTCGGGCACGCGCAGGTACTCGGCAAACCCGCCGATCAACGACGTCCGCTTCGCACACATGTACGGCAGCGCTTCATGGCAGTAGAAGCAGGCGCCGCATGGGATGTTCGGGTCGATGGCGACAGACGCGCCGACCTCGACTGACGTGACGTCTGGCCCGACCGCCACGACCGTCCCAGACATCTCGTGGCCGAGGATTCGCGGCGGCTTGTAGAGCGGGATCGATCCGTCCAGCAGGTGCAGGTCGGTGGCGCAGATGCCACAGGCCGCCACCCGGATCAGCACGTCGCGCCCCCGCGGCAGCGGCACCGGCTGCCGTTCAAGACGCATGTCGTCAACCCCGCGCCACATCGCGCAGGCCATATCCGCGGGCAACGTCGGCATGAAGCCCTCCCTCCAGGGCGAGAACAGTGTCAGTGTGGCGAGAGCAGCCGCCGCGAGCTAGGCAAGCTGGCGGTACTGCCCCCGGAAATAGGTGAGCGGCGCGCCCTCGTTCGCGGTGCCGTCGAGGATCTCGCCGATGAAGATGGTGTGGTCGCCGCCGTCCACCACCTGGTGCACCTTGCACTCGATCCAGGCCAGGACGCCGTCGAGAAGCGGTGCGCCACTCTCCGGGCCGAGGCGGTAGGCGACGCCCTCGAACTTGTCCGGGATCTTGCTGGCGAACCGCCGCGAGATCTCCTCCTGGTCACTGGCCAGGATATTCACGGCGAACGTGCCGGCCTCGGCGATCGCCCCGATGGACTCCGAGCGGTTGTCGATACTGATCAGGCAGAGCCGTGGCTCCAGCGACACCGAGCTGAACGCGCTGGCCGTGAGGCCCCGCACGACATCATCCGGCCCCCTGCTGGTGATCACCGTGACGCTGCTGGCAAACGACGCCATCAGCGTGAAGAACTGCTCGCGTGTGATGGACACCCCTGGCCTCCAGATCCTCAGCCCGGCGCCGTGGCGCCGGCGGTCCTTCACCGTTGCGCCGAAGCCGCGTCGGCCGGGCAGGCGACGGCGGTTCGGATCGCGCGGGCAGTAGAGTGTAGACAGACCGCGCCGGATAGTCGAGTCGGGCCTGCCATCAGCGCGCGGGCGGCGCGGTCGAACGGCGAGCCGGTGGCATGGTAGCCTCCCAGCGGACCTCACCCTGGGAGGAAAGCAATGCAGCTTAAAGGTCGCGTGGCCGTGATCACGGGCGCCGGCACCGGTATCGGGCGCTCCACGGCCATCCTGCTGGCGAAAGAAGGCGCGGCCGTCGTCGTGGCGGCGCGCACGACCTCGGACCTCGACTCAGTGGTTCAGGAGATCACGGCGGCTGGCGGCAAGGCGCTGGCCATCACGACGGACGTGAGCGTCGAGGAACAGGCCGAAGCGCTGATCGCCAAGACCCTCGAAGCGTTCGGGCGGGTGGATATCCTCGTCAACAACGCCGGCACCAACGTGCGTGCGCCCATCGATCAGGTCAAGACGGCAGACTGGAACACGATCATCGGCTCGAACCTGAACGGGACATTCTTCTGCACCCGGGCCGTCGTCGGGCCGATGAAGGCGCAGGGGTTCGGCAAGATCATCAACGTCTCATCCGGAGCCGGCAAGCGCGGCAGTGCGACCCGGCCATCCTACTCGGCGGCCAAGCACGGCGTCGTGGGCTTTGGCGACGCCGTGGCGAAGGACTTGAAGGAGACGGGCATCGCCGTGACCACGGTGCTGCCTGGGCCGATCCTCACGCCGCTGCGCCGCCGGAGCGTCCCGGACGAAGATCCGAACCTGTTGATCGGCGCGGAGGAAGTGGCCGAGGTGATCCTGTTCCTGTCCACGCGCGGGCGCGACGTGATCATCCCGGAAGTGGCGATCTACCCACGAGCGTTCATCCCGGCCTGACCCTCCGGAAGGCCTACACCCCGCAGTCGCGGGATCTTCCCGATCACTGCACTCGTGCTCGTCCAGGGAAGCTCCCTCCGCTTCGCTCGTGCCTCGCTTCGGTCGGGATGACGGCGGGCGGCGCCTACCGGCCGCCCTGGCCCGCCCGGCGCATCCACGGGTCGAAGGCGTCCAGCAGCGCGTCGCCCACGATGTTGCAGGCCAGCACCGTGAGCGCCAGCGCGCCAGCCGGCCCGAGGATCAGGTGCGGGTTGCCGCCCCGCGCCGCGTTCGCGCCGGACAGGATCATCGCGCCCCAGCTCGGCGTGGGCGGCTGCACCCCGATGCCGATGAACGACAGCGCTGCCTCCACCAGGATCACGCGCGGGATGCCGAGCGTCGTGGCGACCACAATCGCCGGCAGGACGTTCGGCAGCAGGTGCCGCGCGATGATGCGGCCCGTCGAAGCGCCCGACGCCCGCGCCGACTCGATGAACTCGCGCTGCTTGAGCGAGATAACCTGGCCGCGCACCAGCCGTGCGACCGTCAGCCAGGAGACCAGCGCCAGCGAGAGAAAGATGCCGAGCATCCCGGCCATCATCGCGTCCAGGCCGCCGAGCAGCCCGAAAAGGCCGCCGGCATCGGCCTTCAGCCCGGCCCGCAACGAGGTCACCACGATGATGATGAGCAACAGGTCCGGGAAGCTGTAGAGCACGTCGATGGCCCGCGAGAGGGCCGTATCGATCCAGCCGCCGAAGTAGCCGGCAGCGGCCCCGACCGGCACGCCGATCATCAGGATCAGTACCTGGGCCACGATGGCAACCGAGAGCGAGATGCGGCCACCGTAGATCAGGCGGGTGAGCAGGTCGCGGCCAAGCTCGTCGTTGCCGAGCCAGTGCGCCGCCGACGGGCCGCGCCGCGCCAGGGCCACGTTCTGGGCGCTCGGCGCGTACGGGGCGATCAGGTCGGCAAGCAGCGCGCTCAGCAGCAGCAGCGCCAGCAGCCCCAGGCCGAACAGCGCGAACCTGCTGGCTCGAAGCTGCCGCCACGCCAGCAGCCACGGGCTTGACGGCCGGACCGTGCGAACGCCCCCTGCGCCCCGCGCCGAGCCGGCCGCCGGCGCAAGGGCCAGGTCAGCCATACCGAATCCTCGGGTCCAGCAGCGCATAGCTCAGGTCAACGGCGAGATTGACCAGGGCGACGACCGTCGTCATCAAGAGCGTCACGCCCATCAGCAGCGGATAGTCGCGGCTGGTGACGCTGGTCACGAACTGCCGACCGATGCCCGGCACGGCAAAGACGGTCTCGACGTAGAACGAGCCGACCAGCACCTCGGCCAGCAGGATGCCGCCAATCGTGATGACCGGGATCAGCGCGTTGCGGAGCGCGTGCCGCCGCACCACCAGCCCCTCGCGGAGCCCCTTGGAGCGGGCCGTCCGCACGTAGTCTGCCGACAGCACCTCGATCAGCGAGGCGCGCGTGGCCCGCGCCAGCAGCGACATCGGGAACAGGCTCAGCGTGATGGCCGGCAAGATGTGGTGCTGCCAGCCGTCGATCCCTCCGGGCGGAAGCCACGCAAGCTGCAGCGCGAAGACCCAGATCAGGATCGGGCCGACCACGAACGACGGCAGCGAGACGCCGAGCACCGAGATCACCAGGGCGGCCCGGTCGGCGACGGACTGGTAGCGCACGGCGGCCATGACGCCCAGGGGGATTCCGAGCAACACGGCGAGGCTCATCGCCAGCGCTCCGATCCGCAATGAGACAGGGAAGAGCTCGCGGATGATGTCGCCGACGCCCCGCGCGACCCGCGAGTACGACGGGCCGAAATCAAAGCGCGTCACGACGCCGCCCAGATAGTCCAGGTACTGCTGCCAGAGCGGCCGGTCCAGCCCGTACTTCTGGTTCAACTGCGCGATGGCCTGGGGTGGGACCGGCTTCTCACGATCCCACGGGCCGCCGGGCGTCAGGTGGTAGAGGGTGAACGTCAGCGTGTACACGGTCAGCCAGACCGGCAGCAGGATCAGGACCCGCCGTACGACGTAGCGGGTCACGACAGGGTTTCCACAGTCACGATCAAGACTTCGAGAACCAGAATCGAGGCCTACCGGGCGTCGAGGGACATCGTGCGGAGCGGCGTCAGGCCGAGCACGCGCGCCGGGTCGTACCCCTTCAGGTACGGCTTCACCAGCGAGCGAATCTCGTAGTGGAACAACGGGATGTGCGGATACTCCTGCGCCATGATCGCGTCGGCCTGCTGGTACTGCGCGGCACGACGGGCATCGTCCTGCTCGCCAGTCGCCTGCCGCACCAGGGCGTCGAACTGGGCGTTCTTCCAGCCGCCGTTGAAAGAGGTCGGGTCGCTGGCCGAGTCCCAGAGCAGGTTGTACCAGTTGTTCGGATCCTCGTAGTCCGAGAACCAGGAGCCACGGAACAGGTCGCCGCGCTGCGTCCACTCGTCTCCCCGGCGGAAGCGCAAGAACGTCGCCCACTCCATCGATTCGAGCTTGACGGTGATGCCGAGCGTGTCCAGCCAGCGCGCCTGGAGGTACTCGGCGAAGATCCGCCACTCGGCGCTCGTGTTGTAGGTGAAGGTGATCGTCGGGAACCCACGACCGCCCGGATAGCCGGCGTCGGCCAGCAGTTGCTGGGCCTTCGCCACATCGTCGTGCGGCCAGAGATCGGGCTGCCGGCCGATGATGCCATCGGGATGCAGCCCGTAGGCCGGCTCGCCGGCCCGCTTCAGGACGGCATCGAGGATCAGGCGGCGGTCGAGCGCCAGCCCGAGCGCCTGCCGCACGCGCGCATCCTGAAAGTGTGGCTGGCGGTGATTGATCGCCAGGAACGCCGTGGCGGACTGCTCGATCGGAATCACCTGGCTGGAGAGAACCGGATCGGCCAGGATGCGGTCGATCTGGGTCGTCGGCAGCTCGGCCGGCACGCCCGCGCCCGTCGTATCGATCTCGCCGGCCTCGTAGGCGGCCAGCATCTGCTCGCTGCCATCCTCCGGGAACGCCCGGAAGACGGCGCGCTGAATGCGCGGCTTCTGCCCGACGTACCGCTCGTTGCGCTCCAGCACGATGCGCGTCTCGTGGACCCACTCCTTGAGTGTGAACGGCCCGTTGGTGACGATCGTGGCTGGCTCGGTCCAGGCGTCGCCGTTCGCCTCGATGGTGTCCTGGCGCAGCGGGAACAGTGTCCAGGTCGAGGCCAGACGCAGGAAGTAGCTGGCCGGCTTCTCCAGCGTGACCACCAGGGTGCGGTCGTCCAGGGCCTGCACGCCAAGCTGCTCGGGATCCAGGTTCCCATCGTTGATGGCCTGGGCGTTCTTCACGGGGAAGAGCGCGTTCGCGTACGGCGAGGCCGTGACGGGGCTGACGTTTCGCTTCCAGGCCCAGGCGTAGTCAGCGGCCGTGACCGCCTTCCCATCCGACCACGTCGGCCCCTGCCGCAGCTTGAACGTGTAGGTGAGGCCATCGCCGGAGATCTGCCACGACTCGGCCCCCACGCCCGAGACGCCACCGTAGGCATCGTAGGCCACCAACCCATCGAACAGCTGGGCGATGATGTCGATGGAGGCGGAATCCTCGGCGAGGCCGGGATCAAGCGTGGGGGGCTCAATCGACGGGAGACGCACCTCGCCGGCCGCCCCCTGCTGAGCAAGCGGGACGGCCTGCCGGGCCGAACCAGCCGCCGACGCTGCCTGCACACCCTGGGGAGCCGAACCGTACACCGCGATCAGTGGAGCCGCGACCGCAAGCGAGCCAAACCGAACCAGGAACTCACGCCGACGCATCGGGACTGTCCCTCCTGTGTGGCCCACACCGGTCGAGGGTATCTGCCGTGTGGTCAACTACCTGAGCCACCAGACGCACCAGTCCTCAGAATCGCGGGCCGGCGGGCGACTATCACACGTCCCGGAAAAGAGTGTCAAGAGCGCAGCGTCACTCGGAGGGCCGCGCACCAGAAAGGCGCGCACGAGTGGGAACTTGGGCGCTCGGAACGACGTCTATCATCGTAGGGAACACCAGAACGATTGCCCATCCTGGTCCGGTTCGTGCATCACATTCTGTGAAGTAGGGTCGGGTGCCGCGGCTTTCGGTCGTGTACGAGGGAAGAGCAGCGATGCGTCGGCGAAGTCGAGCCTGGCAGGCGGCGATTCGAGCCGGGGACCACGTGCATCGGCGCCGGCGTTCTTCAGCCGCCGGCCAGTTCGCCTGGCGGCTGGTGGTGGTGCTTCTGGCCGTTGTGCTGATCACCGTCACGCCCGCGGCGGCACAGGCTCAGGACGCGACGAACGTCTGGCGCAGCCCGCAGTTCGGCCTGAAGCTCGCCCCACCCGACGGCTGGCGGATCGTGGAGGAGCGGAGCGACCCCGAGCGCGGCGACGTGGTCATCCTCGGCAATGAGACGTCTGCGCTGCTGGTCGGCCTCCTGCACGACACCCGCACGCCGCGCGAGATGGCGGATGACCTCGTCCTGTCGCAGAAGACGACGACGCCCGACCTCGCCGTGCTGCAGTCCGAGGTGACGGCGACCGGTGCGATCCTGATGTTCATGCAGTACACGATCCAGCCGCACACCGATGGCGCCATGCTCATCGACGAGAAGGCGCTGGTCGGCGCACTCCAGCCGGGCGCGTCCACGATCACGGTGCGCGGCATGGTACCCGACCGCGCGAATGTCGAGGCCGAGTTCGCCCAGATCGAGGCGATGATTGGCACGCTCCAGCCCGACCGTTAGCCGAATTCGACCCAGATATCATGTTATTTCTATCAGGAATAGCGATTCGGGGTGCGAGTGTCCCGGCCGGGACGGGACATCGGACACATAAAGCGCTGTACTAAAACGCTGTAGGTTGTGATCGATCTCTGACGATCTCCCGGTGACAGCGAGTTCATTCCCGCCCGTGGGGCGCGGTACGACGGTCGCGGCGTTGTTCTCTTCGCGCCCGCGGTATTGATTCTCGATGCTGAGGACAGGGTCCGCAGCGCGGCGCAGACCCAGAAGTCGTCCCAATAGGCAACGGCATAGGATCGGTAGGCGGCCGACCGGCGCAGCGGTCGCTTCCCGAGCGTATGGCGTTCCAGCTCCTGACTTCAGCGACCGGTCACCTGGCGGCGACGGTAGATCCTCGGAAAGACCGGGGTCTCGGTATTCGTGACCGCGTGGTTGTGAAAGGGCATGGGGCTATGCAAGTTGGACTGATGTTCCTCTTCAGCGAGTTCAGCAAACTCTCGCAGGAGCGGGTGTTCCGCGAAGTGCTGGAGGAGATCCAGTACGCCGAGGAGCTGGGCTTCGACTCCGTCTGGGTGCCCGAACACCACTTCGCGACGCCCGGCCTGCTGGGCAACCCGATCCCGCTGGTCGCGGCGGTCAGCCAGCGCACCAGCCGGATCAAGCTGGGCATCGCGGCCATCGTGCTGCCGTTTCAGCACCCGCTCCGCATCGCCGAAGACACGGCCCTGCTCGACGTCCTCAGCGATGGACGATTGATGATCGGGGCCGGGCGCGGCTGGCAGGTTCCCGAGTTCCAGACGTTCCAGATCGATCAGACGAACTCGCGCGAGATGTTTGCCGAGAGCGTCGACATCATCAAGAAGGCCTGGACCAAGGATAACTTCTCCCACGAGGGCAAGTACTGGCAGTTCAAGGATGTCTCGGTCTTCCCGAAGCCGGTCCAGCAGCCGCACCCGCCGATGTACTGGACGGTCGTGACGCCAGGCTCGTACCAGGCGGCGGGCCGGATCGCTCAGCCGATCATCCGCTCGCTCAACTTCGTGTCCCTGAGCACGGTCGAGGAAGGCACGCGGCTCTACGCCGAGGCGCTCGAGCAGACCGGCAAGACGATGGCCGACATCGACATGCCGCTGACCGTGAAGATCTACGTTGCCCCGACTGACGAGGAGGCCCAGCGGGAGGGCCGGTCAAACGCGGAGTGGTTCTACAAGAGCCTGTCGACGTTCCTGCCAGGCGCCCCCGGCCGCCCGAAGCCGCAGTCCGGCTACGAGCAGTACCCGGACAACCCTGAGGCCGTCGCGCGGGCCGCCTCCGACAACCTCTGGGAGTGGGGCGCGTGCTTCGGCTCGCCCGAGACGGTGCTGGAGCAGCTTCGGGCGTACAACGGCCGGGCCTACACGAACCACTGGATGAGCTGGATGCGCATCGGCGAGATCGAGCACAAGAAGGTGATGCGCTCGATGGAGCTGTTCGCGAAGCACGTCATGCCCGAGTTGAAGAAGGACGCGGCAGCACGAGACGGCGTCCTGGCCGGGAGTGCGCGGTAGGGCACGCCCAGCAGGCGCCTGGGGATACGGTCCGAAAGCTCGTCGGCCGAGGCGAACGACGTTCGACCGCCAGGACGCACACCACCAGGACGCACGGCGAGCGAAGTCAGGGACCACCAGCGAGGGACGGGGCGACGTGGGTGTCGCTTCGTCCCTCGCGCGCGTCCGCGCCGCGCCACCCTGACCCGGCCGAG
The DNA window shown above is from Chloroflexota bacterium and carries:
- a CDS encoding PPOX class F420-dependent oxidoreductase, with the translated sequence MPKADRISAGGVKLLKEPQLAHFVTLMADGSPQTTPVWIDVEDDGATIYVNTAEGRVKTKNVANDNRVAVSVADSANAWRFVVVRGTIVERRHEGADDQIDRLAFKYLGKEKYPFRREGEQRVTLVIKPHHVIEMGTE
- a CDS encoding FAD-dependent oxidoreductase → MYTYARTIPTTVQTDVLVCGGGLAGIGAAVAAARSGARTLLVERMGFSGGFFTAVIGSAFDGLIDTRSGRPVVGGVVFEMLDRMGILKGRDPRTSCFTYNGEISQVAEHPDWITPTTEPERFKRAADEILLDAGVQVLYHTQVADAVTRDGQIEAVIVSNKAGLVAIQPKVVVDCTGDADVAAWAGAPYEVNDPIQPMSLHFRVIDVHAPADMALRDRCTELFQRAHAEGKLGSFGGPWPARFMAHDLYFNATRVPGNMTDPADWTRAEIQGRKDAWTMFHLLKENLPEFRDAYMMATGPTAGARESRRIVGLAMLTEQDVWAGRRRDDAVVLGGGKLDRHGNAAATQHTEHLVPPYDISYGTLVPQGVGNLLVAGRCHSATSAALASSRLTATAMGMGQAAGIAAALAVESGRRVPEVDVPALQSRIVGQGGILEVPAVPAAV
- a CDS encoding alcohol dehydrogenase catalytic domain-containing protein, which translates into the protein MPTLPADMACAMWRGVDDMRLERQPVPLPRGRDVLIRVAACGICATDLHLLDGSIPLYKPPRILGHEMSGTVVAVGPDVTSVEVGASVAIDPNIPCGACFYCHEALPYMCAKRTSLIGGFAEYLRVPEMTAFTLPDGVPVEYGAIAEPLSCCLRASERAGLRAGGTVAIVGSGTIGLLLVQLAKRSGASLVAVSEPDAERRALALQLGADLAIDPMAEDPRERLLAATHGVGVDVAFEAVGAVVTAQTAISLPRRSGTVVLVGVPPATAELTLKSYELFERELTIRTSFIRAQEFRRAVELLAILDVEPLLGTRFPLPRVHDAFSAASNRRGVKTLVTP
- a CDS encoding flavin reductase family protein: MASFASSVTVITSRGPDDVVRGLTASAFSSVSLEPRLCLISIDNRSESIGAIAEAGTFAVNILASDQEEISRRFASKIPDKFEGVAYRLGPESGAPLLDGVLAWIECKVHQVVDGGDHTIFIGEILDGTANEGAPLTYFRGQYRQLA
- a CDS encoding SDR family NAD(P)-dependent oxidoreductase yields the protein MQLKGRVAVITGAGTGIGRSTAILLAKEGAAVVVAARTTSDLDSVVQEITAAGGKALAITTDVSVEEQAEALIAKTLEAFGRVDILVNNAGTNVRAPIDQVKTADWNTIIGSNLNGTFFCTRAVVGPMKAQGFGKIINVSSGAGKRGSATRPSYSAAKHGVVGFGDAVAKDLKETGIAVTTVLPGPILTPLRRRSVPDEDPNLLIGAEEVAEVILFLSTRGRDVIIPEVAIYPRAFIPA
- a CDS encoding ABC transporter permease, which translates into the protein MADLALAPAAGSARGAGGVRTVRPSSPWLLAWRQLRASRFALFGLGLLALLLLSALLADLIAPYAPSAQNVALARRGPSAAHWLGNDELGRDLLTRLIYGGRISLSVAIVAQVLILMIGVPVGAAAGYFGGWIDTALSRAIDVLYSFPDLLLIIIVVTSLRAGLKADAGGLFGLLGGLDAMMAGMLGIFLSLALVSWLTVARLVRGQVISLKQREFIESARASGASTGRIIARHLLPNVLPAIVVATTLGIPRVILVEAALSFIGIGVQPPTPSWGAMILSGANAARGGNPHLILGPAGALALTVLACNIVGDALLDAFDPWMRRAGQGGR
- a CDS encoding ABC transporter permease — translated: MTRYVVRRVLILLPVWLTVYTLTFTLYHLTPGGPWDREKPVPPQAIAQLNQKYGLDRPLWQQYLDYLGGVVTRFDFGPSYSRVARGVGDIIRELFPVSLRIGALAMSLAVLLGIPLGVMAAVRYQSVADRAALVISVLGVSLPSFVVGPILIWVFALQLAWLPPGGIDGWQHHILPAITLSLFPMSLLARATRASLIEVLSADYVRTARSKGLREGLVVRRHALRNALIPVITIGGILLAEVLVGSFYVETVFAVPGIGRQFVTSVTSRDYPLLMGVTLLMTTVVALVNLAVDLSYALLDPRIRYG
- a CDS encoding peptide ABC transporter substrate-binding protein, which translates into the protein MRRREFLVRFGSLAVAAPLIAVYGSAPQGVQAASAAGSARQAVPLAQQGAAGEVRLPSIEPPTLDPGLAEDSASIDIIAQLFDGLVAYDAYGGVSGVGAESWQISGDGLTYTFKLRQGPTWSDGKAVTAADYAWAWKRNVSPVTASPYANALFPVKNAQAINDGNLDPEQLGVQALDDRTLVVTLEKPASYFLRLASTWTLFPLRQDTIEANGDAWTEPATIVTNGPFTLKEWVHETRIVLERNERYVGQKPRIQRAVFRAFPEDGSEQMLAAYEAGEIDTTGAGVPAELPTTQIDRILADPVLSSQVIPIEQSATAFLAINHRQPHFQDARVRQALGLALDRRLILDAVLKRAGEPAYGLHPDGIIGRQPDLWPHDDVAKAQQLLADAGYPGGRGFPTITFTYNTSAEWRIFAEYLQARWLDTLGITVKLESMEWATFLRFRRGDEWTQRGDLFRGSWFSDYEDPNNWYNLLWDSASDPTSFNGGWKNAQFDALVRQATGEQDDARRAAQYQQADAIMAQEYPHIPLFHYEIRSLVKPYLKGYDPARVLGLTPLRTMSLDAR
- a CDS encoding LLM class flavin-dependent oxidoreductase gives rise to the protein MQVGLMFLFSEFSKLSQERVFREVLEEIQYAEELGFDSVWVPEHHFATPGLLGNPIPLVAAVSQRTSRIKLGIAAIVLPFQHPLRIAEDTALLDVLSDGRLMIGAGRGWQVPEFQTFQIDQTNSREMFAESVDIIKKAWTKDNFSHEGKYWQFKDVSVFPKPVQQPHPPMYWTVVTPGSYQAAGRIAQPIIRSLNFVSLSTVEEGTRLYAEALEQTGKTMADIDMPLTVKIYVAPTDEEAQREGRSNAEWFYKSLSTFLPGAPGRPKPQSGYEQYPDNPEAVARAASDNLWEWGACFGSPETVLEQLRAYNGRAYTNHWMSWMRIGEIEHKKVMRSMELFAKHVMPELKKDAAARDGVLAGSAR